In a single window of the Candidatus Abyssobacteria bacterium SURF_5 genome:
- a CDS encoding HAMP domain-containing protein produces MKLWSDVNRLMHRYFARWNKLQNKIFLPFLAVMIFIAVFIIYGMMDLVSSNVEARVNEKLDNDVRLVQEMVSDMEKSLAFYAEFIADTEKLAGHISEARDSRLILIYLLEFLNENGIYSDIGGSGTRFAKRNPELSRLGMLGIRTIGLVSEFEDGKPGLAISAVARIEGRSDSRSVVTVSKRIDSEFLQDLCQKAGAYRLQVYHRGILVESSSRDERCDALVRQEVTPKLMSQVIVSGVPYISEYNYDGHSVKMSLAPLVVNFKKDAIVAVFESIDDLSRTKRNIVITTIVAVGLMLLIVVPIYVLTVSKTIDPIRELSRASNAVAEGNLDQYVPVRTSDEVGELSKSFNLMVADLRKYREELERWNQTLEERVAKRSEQLAEAQAKLIQSSKLAAVGELAAGIAHELNNPLAGIYAFLQVLAETVRARGFRNVSDEEAEGFQKNLVYVEREIQRCKSIVGSLLTFARVSEKHFVPLSLNDVVRETLGFMQSNLKKDRVKVETRLTENLPPVLGDPNELQQVFLNIIVNARKAMPDGGTLFVSSGADERTIQVSITDTGEGIKPEIRDRIFDPFFTTRKPGEGTGLGLSISYGIIKDHNGEILAESTPGRGSTFTVVLPIMSEERASVSSGISAGEENPGNRADN; encoded by the coding sequence ATGAAGTTGTGGAGTGACGTGAACCGGCTCATGCACAGGTACTTTGCCCGCTGGAACAAGCTGCAGAACAAGATTTTCCTGCCGTTCCTGGCGGTGATGATCTTCATTGCCGTCTTCATTATTTACGGGATGATGGATCTGGTTTCTTCGAATGTCGAAGCGCGGGTGAATGAGAAGTTGGACAACGATGTCCGCTTGGTGCAGGAGATGGTATCCGACATGGAGAAAAGTCTTGCGTTTTATGCGGAGTTCATCGCCGACACCGAGAAGCTTGCGGGTCACATCTCTGAGGCGCGCGACAGCCGGTTGATTCTCATATATCTTCTGGAATTCCTGAATGAGAACGGGATTTACTCCGACATTGGGGGAAGCGGCACGCGCTTTGCCAAGCGCAACCCCGAGCTGAGCCGACTGGGCATGCTTGGAATCAGAACGATTGGGCTGGTGTCTGAGTTCGAGGACGGTAAACCCGGTCTTGCCATTTCCGCTGTGGCTCGGATCGAAGGTCGCTCCGACAGCAGATCGGTCGTTACAGTTTCGAAGAGAATAGATTCTGAATTTCTTCAGGATCTTTGCCAGAAGGCGGGCGCGTACCGGCTGCAAGTGTATCATCGCGGAATTCTGGTGGAAAGCAGTTCACGCGACGAACGCTGCGATGCGCTGGTTCGGCAGGAGGTGACTCCGAAGCTGATGAGCCAGGTTATAGTCAGCGGCGTCCCCTATATCTCCGAATACAATTACGACGGTCACTCCGTAAAGATGTCGCTCGCTCCGCTGGTGGTCAATTTCAAGAAAGACGCGATTGTGGCCGTGTTCGAGTCGATCGATGACCTCTCGAGGACCAAGCGGAACATTGTGATCACAACCATCGTTGCAGTCGGGCTGATGTTGCTCATTGTGGTTCCGATATACGTGCTGACGGTTTCGAAGACAATTGACCCGATCCGGGAGCTTTCTCGCGCCAGCAATGCCGTTGCCGAAGGAAACCTGGATCAGTACGTTCCGGTCCGGACCAGCGATGAAGTGGGGGAGTTAAGCAAATCGTTCAACCTGATGGTTGCCGATCTGCGAAAATATCGGGAGGAACTGGAGCGCTGGAATCAGACGCTCGAGGAACGAGTGGCCAAACGAAGCGAGCAACTGGCCGAGGCGCAGGCGAAGCTGATTCAATCGAGCAAACTAGCGGCTGTTGGCGAGCTCGCCGCCGGGATCGCCCACGAACTGAATAATCCGCTGGCCGGCATCTACGCGTTTCTGCAAGTGCTGGCGGAGACCGTACGTGCGCGCGGTTTTCGCAACGTAAGCGATGAGGAAGCCGAGGGCTTCCAGAAGAACCTCGTCTACGTGGAGCGGGAAATCCAGAGATGCAAGTCGATTGTCGGCAGCTTGCTGACGTTTGCTCGGGTGTCGGAGAAACATTTTGTCCCGCTGAGTTTGAACGACGTTGTCCGGGAGACCCTGGGATTCATGCAGAGCAACCTGAAGAAGGACAGGGTGAAGGTTGAAACGCGGCTGACGGAAAACCTGCCGCCGGTGCTGGGGGATCCGAATGAGTTGCAGCAGGTATTCCTTAACATCATTGTAAACGCTCGCAAAGCGATGCCCGATGGCGGCACCCTGTTCGTTTCAAGCGGCGCTGACGAGAGGACGATTCAGGTATCGATAACGGACACGGGCGAGGGGATAAAACCGGAGATACGTGATCGGATATTCGACCCGTTTTTCACGACGCGCAAGCCCGGCGAGGGGACAGGGTTGGGCCTCTCCATCAGTTACGGGATCATCAAGGATCATAACGGCGAAATTCTTGCGGAGAGCACGCCCGGGCGGGGAAGCACGTTTACGGTCGTACTCCCGATAATGAGCGAAGAGCGCGCTTCGGTTTCAAGCGGAATATCCGCCGGAGAAGAAAATCCGGGCAACCGGGCGGACAACTGA
- a CDS encoding acetyl-CoA synthetase: MNYAIKRQLDPIFRPRSVAVVGASNNPERWGNGTMRSVLDWSQFRGEVYPVNPKEDQVCGIKAYKSVLDVPAEIDLAVIVVNAAQAVDVFRQCVCKKVGGAVIITAGFAEIGDQGRQMQEELKRLSMESGIRFVGPNCNGIWSSAVRLNLCFWGIVQPGPTAFISQSGTMGDYLFDVAQAKGYGFARFVSSGNQASLDVCDYLEYLADDEETKAITLYLEGVSDGKRFLEAARKATANKPVLVYKVGRTAVGARAAASHTASLTGSADIFDAACRQAGVIICENMLEMFDYAEALGNQPLPRGNRVAIASGGGGFCVVTSEACAKMGLEVPVLHSETQQELRKHVREFSPPLLNPVDLIARKSHLDYAAAIEVLAKQDYIDGLIIMPPYGGIHRTTPVDVMKSLVDGCAMIAEIPAKHKKPVLAFAMREYKSTATFEILKRGNIPFFESPETCARAMNALVLYGKHRRARG, translated from the coding sequence ATGAACTATGCGATAAAGAGACAGTTGGATCCGATATTTCGTCCGCGCTCGGTAGCTGTGGTCGGCGCATCGAATAACCCCGAGAGGTGGGGCAACGGCACAATGCGCAGTGTGCTCGACTGGAGCCAATTTCGCGGAGAGGTGTATCCGGTAAACCCGAAAGAGGATCAAGTCTGCGGGATCAAGGCGTACAAGAGCGTTTTGGATGTTCCGGCCGAGATCGATTTGGCGGTTATTGTGGTGAACGCGGCGCAGGCGGTTGACGTATTCCGGCAGTGCGTCTGCAAAAAGGTGGGCGGCGCTGTCATTATTACTGCGGGTTTTGCCGAGATCGGTGACCAAGGCAGGCAGATGCAGGAGGAATTAAAGCGGCTCTCGATGGAGAGCGGCATTCGCTTCGTGGGTCCGAACTGCAATGGCATCTGGAGTTCTGCCGTGCGTTTGAACCTGTGTTTTTGGGGAATCGTACAGCCCGGTCCCACCGCATTCATATCACAGAGCGGAACGATGGGAGATTATCTGTTTGACGTTGCGCAGGCGAAAGGATACGGCTTCGCCAGGTTTGTGAGCTCCGGAAATCAGGCGAGCCTGGATGTATGCGATTATCTCGAGTATCTGGCGGATGACGAAGAGACGAAGGCAATCACGCTGTACCTGGAAGGTGTCAGCGACGGCAAGCGTTTTCTGGAGGCCGCCCGCAAGGCAACTGCAAACAAGCCGGTGCTGGTCTACAAGGTAGGCCGCACGGCGGTGGGCGCGCGTGCCGCGGCAAGTCACACTGCTTCTTTGACCGGCAGCGCCGACATATTCGATGCTGCATGCCGGCAGGCGGGCGTCATCATTTGCGAGAACATGCTGGAAATGTTTGATTATGCGGAAGCGCTTGGAAACCAGCCGCTTCCGCGGGGGAATCGGGTTGCTATTGCATCCGGAGGAGGCGGTTTTTGCGTGGTGACTTCCGAAGCGTGCGCGAAGATGGGATTGGAAGTGCCGGTCCTGCACTCTGAGACTCAGCAGGAACTGCGCAAGCATGTACGCGAATTTTCGCCTCCGCTCCTGAATCCGGTTGACCTGATTGCGCGGAAGAGTCACCTGGATTATGCCGCTGCGATCGAGGTGCTTGCGAAACAGGATTATATTGACGGCTTGATCATCATGCCTCCCTACGGCGGGATTCACCGGACGACGCCGGTCGACGTGATGAAATCGCTTGTCGACGGCTGCGCCATGATTGCGGAGATTCCGGCAAAACACAAGAAGCCGGTGCTCGCATTTGCCATGCGGGAATACAAGAGCACCGCAACATTCGAGATTCTGAAGAGGGGCAACATCCCGTTCTTCGAGTCGCCTGAGACTTGCGCCCGCGCGATGAATGCGCTTGTGTTGTACGGCAAGCATCGAAGGGCACGCGGATGA
- a CDS encoding ATP-dependent protease produces MEKEGIYRTMPIKNLELKPEQLRWKCDPALFKFKTTADIKEKMEIIGQGKALKAMETGLAIGSPGFNVYVAGLSGTGKMTTVKFILEKLKVKNGVPNDKCFVHNFKMPDMPRIIELRAGFGKRFRKDMEDLIDSLTSNIPKVFESENYQESREEIVSRLRASEEDIFQPFQEKLNQENLALIQMKVGTLTKSGIAPLVEGKPIPVEEYVALVNAGKITGVDLEEFKKKYIEYDKQLQEILKAAAAIEREVKEKLEKLDRDFALFVVDGFIESLKVKYGENEEILDFLEQVKDNVLLDIDRFKRGPVEYAPAPGLPTIRIEDSFLEYQVNVIVDNSETKRVPIVIENSPTFHNLFGTVETSFSRSGEPETNHMRIKAGSILRADGGYLVFNAMDALTEPYVWKTLKRALINKVVEIPTTGMFPFFSVSGMKPEPININLKVVMVGDYYLYRMLHGYDEDFRKVFKVKSDFVPDMENSQKHIRDYLNFMNSLCNREGLLHLDPTGAAAVIEFGVEEAGRQKKITTRFSEVADVIREASYLGQKEKVACISSKHVQQAIKDRIERVSQLELIIKEYVDDGRIRIDTAGSKIGQINGLAVYHTGDHVFGKPVRITAETSMGRAGIVNIERESKLSGSTHDKGMLIMSGYLRGKYAQDKPLTLSASICFEQSYAEVDGDSASTAELYVLISSVAQVPIRQNLAVTGSIDQKGNVQPIGGVNEKIEGFFKICKTRGLKGNEGVLIPRMNVDDLMLNEEIVEAVRKGKFHIFSVNTVDEGLELLTGMKCGTRTKTGKYPKGTLNRLVVDRLEILSRGLKEYYGDGETKVANNKN; encoded by the coding sequence ATGGAGAAGGAAGGGATATATCGGACGATGCCAATAAAGAACCTGGAATTGAAACCCGAACAGTTGCGGTGGAAGTGCGATCCGGCCTTGTTTAAATTCAAGACCACCGCAGATATCAAAGAGAAAATGGAGATAATCGGTCAGGGAAAGGCATTGAAGGCAATGGAAACCGGCCTTGCCATCGGCAGTCCCGGCTTTAACGTGTATGTTGCGGGATTAAGCGGAACGGGCAAGATGACGACCGTGAAGTTCATTCTTGAAAAGCTCAAGGTCAAGAACGGCGTGCCCAACGATAAATGTTTTGTGCATAATTTCAAAATGCCTGATATGCCGCGAATTATCGAGCTTCGCGCCGGCTTCGGGAAGCGATTCAGAAAAGATATGGAAGACCTGATCGATTCTCTGACGTCGAATATACCGAAGGTATTTGAAAGTGAGAACTACCAGGAGAGTCGCGAGGAGATTGTGAGTCGATTGCGCGCATCAGAAGAAGATATTTTTCAGCCGTTCCAGGAAAAACTGAATCAGGAAAACCTGGCTCTTATTCAGATGAAGGTGGGCACTCTGACCAAATCGGGGATTGCGCCGCTGGTCGAGGGGAAGCCTATTCCGGTTGAAGAATATGTTGCACTAGTCAATGCGGGCAAGATAACGGGAGTTGATCTCGAGGAATTCAAGAAGAAGTATATCGAGTACGACAAGCAATTGCAGGAGATACTAAAGGCCGCCGCCGCGATTGAGCGAGAGGTGAAGGAGAAATTGGAAAAACTTGACCGCGATTTCGCGCTGTTTGTGGTTGACGGTTTCATAGAGAGCCTGAAGGTGAAATATGGGGAAAACGAGGAGATTCTTGATTTCCTTGAACAGGTGAAAGACAATGTGCTTTTGGATATCGACCGGTTCAAGCGCGGTCCGGTCGAGTATGCGCCTGCGCCCGGCCTGCCGACGATTCGGATCGAGGACTCGTTTCTGGAGTACCAGGTCAATGTGATCGTGGATAATTCTGAAACGAAGCGGGTTCCGATCGTGATTGAGAATTCACCGACGTTCCACAATCTTTTCGGAACGGTGGAGACTTCCTTTTCTCGCAGCGGCGAGCCCGAGACCAATCATATGAGGATCAAAGCCGGCTCCATTTTGCGCGCCGACGGGGGTTACCTCGTCTTTAATGCGATGGACGCTCTTACCGAGCCGTATGTCTGGAAGACCCTGAAACGGGCGCTTATAAACAAAGTGGTCGAGATTCCGACGACCGGGATGTTCCCGTTCTTTTCCGTTTCGGGAATGAAGCCTGAGCCGATTAACATAAATCTCAAAGTGGTAATGGTAGGCGATTACTACCTGTATCGGATGCTGCACGGATACGATGAAGATTTCCGCAAAGTCTTCAAGGTGAAATCGGACTTTGTGCCGGACATGGAGAACAGTCAGAAGCATATACGGGATTACTTGAACTTCATGAACAGCCTCTGCAACCGTGAGGGACTGCTTCATCTTGATCCGACGGGCGCCGCCGCCGTAATCGAATTTGGTGTGGAGGAGGCGGGCAGGCAGAAAAAGATAACCACCCGCTTTAGCGAGGTAGCCGATGTGATTCGTGAGGCGAGCTATCTCGGGCAAAAGGAAAAGGTCGCATGCATAAGCTCGAAGCATGTCCAGCAAGCAATCAAGGATCGCATCGAGCGAGTGAGTCAACTTGAATTGATAATAAAGGAATATGTGGATGACGGCCGCATCCGCATTGACACTGCCGGCAGCAAGATCGGGCAGATCAACGGCCTTGCGGTTTATCATACGGGCGACCACGTGTTTGGGAAGCCGGTACGAATTACGGCTGAGACGTCGATGGGCCGCGCCGGGATCGTAAACATCGAACGCGAGTCCAAGTTAAGCGGAAGCACGCATGACAAGGGAATGCTCATCATGAGCGGGTACCTGCGCGGCAAGTACGCGCAGGACAAGCCGCTGACTCTCAGCGCGAGCATCTGCTTCGAGCAATCGTATGCAGAGGTTGACGGCGACAGCGCGTCTACGGCCGAACTGTACGTGCTCATTTCGAGCGTTGCGCAAGTGCCCATCAGACAGAATCTTGCGGTAACCGGTTCAATAGACCAGAAAGGGAACGTACAGCCGATCGGCGGCGTGAACGAAAAAATCGAGGGGTTTTTCAAGATCTGCAAGACGAGAGGCCTTAAGGGGAATGAAGGCGTTCTCATACCGCGAATGAACGTGGACGATTTGATGTTGAATGAAGAGATAGTCGAAGCGGTCCGTAAAGGAAAATTCCACATCTTTTCCGTCAACACCGTTGACGAGGGGTTGGAGCTCTTGACCGGCATGAAGTGCGGGACGCGGACGAAGACAGGGAAATACCCGAAGGGGACGCTGAATCGTCTTGTAGTAGACCGATTGGAAATTTTGAGCAGAGGGCTGAAGGAGTACTACGGCGACGGTGAGACGAAAGTCGCCAATAATAAGAATTGA
- the phnD gene encoding phosphate/phosphite/phosphonate ABC transporter substrate-binding protein yields the protein MPFIYHAGKWYPFAQCPFFWNSLPIWYNETTKFRHLSSKENYLKWTFCIPAVVALVSASLLSCSEKEPSARSLAVRDKKVFVSGSAAVMPLLKILAGEFMKREKEIEVVFLPDSHSDVAIVGTTEEEYDIGAISRERMPDEKVNPLRYLHLARDGLVFAVNPNLDIVNLSIDQIRDIYTGKMSNWSEVGGPDAKIVVIDRPELSSAKLAFRKHYLPEDALVTSEAVVVERPWQVTDSIEWIANSIGYTSLGEIVSERPRVNILSVNGVKPTRSNVKDGSYKFLRPFGLVLGPHPKVATMRFVNFIFSDAGSRIIENSGYIPQRYEILIGIVPEQDVMVQNQRYQPLADYLSHKLGERFSVKLKLFSAYIEVCRALADGSINAAFLGSYAYTTVSDVVDVIARPDYHGISMYRGLIFVRADSGIKNLAQMRGKRLVMAGRTTTAGYVFPLYHFKQQGIQDYRAYFSQANFVGTHDDVILAVLHREADVGAAKDLILRMFMKENPELESAFHILEKSPPVPNNAFVVRKNLNLPCFDCHSSLGKEGKIQSDLPAKFDVGATIGEFLAAMPQDAEGRVALSSLGGASGFLPTTDADYEDLYRMLKEIGVDPKSALSANEVVE from the coding sequence ATGCCCTTCATTTATCACGCCGGCAAATGGTATCCTTTCGCACAATGTCCCTTCTTTTGGAACTCTCTGCCCATATGGTATAATGAAACGACAAAATTCAGGCATCTGTCGAGCAAGGAGAATTATTTGAAGTGGACGTTCTGCATTCCCGCTGTGGTAGCGCTTGTATCGGCATCGTTACTATCGTGCTCTGAAAAGGAACCATCCGCCCGATCACTCGCCGTTCGCGACAAAAAAGTATTCGTCTCAGGCTCTGCCGCTGTCATGCCGCTGCTGAAGATTTTGGCAGGCGAATTCATGAAAAGGGAAAAGGAAATAGAGGTTGTCTTTCTGCCCGATTCCCATTCTGACGTCGCGATTGTGGGGACAACGGAGGAGGAATATGATATCGGAGCCATCTCGCGGGAGCGGATGCCCGATGAAAAAGTGAACCCATTGCGCTATCTCCATTTGGCTCGTGACGGTCTGGTCTTTGCGGTTAATCCAAATCTTGACATCGTCAATTTGAGTATCGATCAGATCAGGGATATCTATACCGGAAAGATGTCGAATTGGTCGGAGGTGGGAGGTCCGGACGCGAAGATTGTGGTGATTGATCGTCCGGAACTCAGCTCGGCGAAGCTGGCATTCCGGAAACATTATCTGCCGGAAGACGCGCTTGTTACTTCCGAGGCGGTCGTGGTGGAGCGCCCGTGGCAGGTAACCGATTCCATCGAATGGATCGCGAATTCGATCGGGTATACTTCGCTTGGCGAGATTGTTTCAGAAAGACCCAGGGTAAACATTCTCTCCGTGAACGGCGTAAAACCGACAAGATCGAACGTAAAGGACGGCAGTTACAAGTTTCTGCGGCCGTTCGGACTAGTCCTCGGACCTCACCCGAAAGTGGCCACCATGCGGTTTGTCAACTTCATTTTTTCCGATGCCGGCTCTCGCATCATCGAAAATTCCGGGTATATTCCGCAGCGCTACGAGATTCTGATCGGCATCGTGCCCGAGCAGGACGTGATGGTGCAAAATCAGAGATACCAGCCGCTGGCGGATTATCTGTCTCACAAGCTGGGAGAGCGCTTTTCGGTCAAGCTCAAGCTGTTCTCGGCGTATATTGAAGTCTGCCGCGCACTCGCAGACGGTTCGATAAACGCCGCTTTTCTGGGCAGCTACGCCTATACGACAGTAAGCGACGTTGTGGACGTTATTGCGCGCCCGGATTATCACGGGATTTCCATGTATCGCGGCCTGATTTTTGTCAGGGCCGACAGCGGGATCAAGAACCTTGCGCAGATGCGCGGGAAGCGTCTCGTCATGGCCGGCAGGACGACGACGGCCGGATACGTGTTCCCGCTTTACCATTTCAAGCAACAGGGGATACAGGATTACCGGGCGTACTTTTCTCAGGCCAATTTTGTCGGCACTCATGACGACGTCATCCTGGCGGTTCTGCATCGTGAGGCAGACGTCGGAGCGGCAAAAGACCTGATTCTTCGCATGTTCATGAAGGAGAATCCTGAACTTGAATCGGCATTTCATATTCTGGAGAAATCGCCGCCCGTTCCGAACAACGCGTTTGTTGTCCGTAAGAATCTGAATCTGCCGTGTTTCGATTGTCATTCATCGCTTGGGAAAGAAGGCAAGATTCAATCGGATCTTCCCGCCAAATTTGATGTGGGCGCAACGATCGGGGAGTTTCTTGCTGCGATGCCTCAGGATGCGGAAGGCAGAGTTGCGCTTTCCTCACTGGGTGGAGCCAGCGGATTTTTGCCCACCACCGATGCCGATTATGAGGATTTATACAGAATGCTGAAGGAGATCGGTGTGGATCCTAAATCGGCGCTGTCTGCAAATGAAGTTGTGGAGTGA
- a CDS encoding sigma-54-dependent Fis family transcriptional regulator, whose product MNKAKILIVDDEHLIRWSLEKDLQQAGYSTTQAASGEEALGLIEEIEPDVVLLDLRMPGIDGFQVMEETKRRDFHPLFIIVTGTGDVKTAVRAVKEGAVDYICKPFEIEDVKLRIEMALETSRMRRELSNLKDDLKAQFGLGNMIGEAPSMKEIFSTIEKVSASKFSTVLLQGESGTGKDLVARTIHSLSDRSQSIFLDINCSAFPESLLESELFGHERGSFTGARGQKKGLFELANGGTVYLDEIGDMPLSLQGKLLKAIETKRFRRVGGTVEISVDVRIIAATNKDLKAAIEEGRFRNDLFYRLKVIPIYLPPLRERREDIPRLAQFFIEKFNYEFKKSVQGISSEALQLLSVYPWPGNIRELKNVIERILILETGDYIDIDDLPPEISQYVEGPRRSAVAEKFPMTGLSLEEVEKELISKALSMAAGNQTRAAELLGISRDTLRYRLQKFGLK is encoded by the coding sequence ATGAATAAGGCGAAAATTCTGATTGTTGATGACGAGCACCTTATCCGGTGGTCGCTTGAGAAGGATCTTCAGCAGGCGGGTTACAGCACGACGCAGGCTGCTTCCGGCGAAGAGGCGCTTGGTCTCATCGAGGAGATCGAGCCTGATGTTGTCCTGCTTGATTTACGAATGCCCGGCATCGACGGGTTCCAGGTCATGGAGGAAACGAAGAGGCGGGATTTTCATCCGCTCTTCATTATTGTTACGGGGACGGGCGATGTGAAGACAGCCGTTCGGGCGGTAAAAGAGGGCGCGGTCGACTATATCTGCAAGCCGTTCGAAATTGAGGATGTCAAACTTCGGATCGAGATGGCCCTGGAGACCTCGCGGATGCGCCGCGAGCTCAGCAATCTGAAGGACGATTTGAAGGCGCAGTTCGGTCTGGGGAATATGATTGGAGAAGCCCCCTCGATGAAGGAAATCTTTTCGACCATCGAGAAGGTATCCGCAAGCAAATTTTCCACCGTATTGCTGCAAGGAGAGAGCGGGACAGGAAAAGATCTTGTCGCGCGGACGATCCATTCGCTCAGCGATCGCTCGCAGTCCATCTTCCTTGACATCAACTGCTCGGCTTTTCCCGAGAGTCTGCTCGAGAGCGAGCTCTTCGGACACGAGCGCGGCTCATTTACCGGGGCGCGAGGACAGAAGAAAGGCTTGTTTGAACTGGCAAACGGGGGAACGGTGTACCTGGATGAGATCGGCGACATGCCGCTCTCGCTTCAGGGAAAACTACTGAAGGCGATCGAAACGAAGCGCTTCCGCCGCGTAGGGGGCACGGTCGAAATCAGTGTTGACGTCAGGATCATTGCCGCGACCAACAAGGATTTGAAAGCCGCGATCGAGGAAGGCAGATTCCGCAACGATCTGTTTTATCGGCTTAAGGTCATCCCCATTTACCTTCCTCCGCTGAGGGAGCGGCGCGAGGACATTCCGAGGCTGGCGCAGTTCTTCATCGAGAAGTTCAACTACGAGTTCAAGAAGTCGGTACAAGGAATTTCAAGCGAAGCCCTTCAATTGCTTTCCGTCTACCCGTGGCCGGGCAATATTCGCGAGTTGAAGAACGTAATTGAACGAATACTGATCCTGGAAACAGGCGACTATATCGACATTGATGATTTGCCCCCGGAGATCTCACAGTACGTTGAGGGTCCGCGAAGGTCCGCGGTCGCGGAAAAATTTCCGATGACGGGGCTTTCGCTTGAGGAAGTTGAGAAGGAACTCATTTCAAAGGCGCTCTCGATGGCGGCGGGAAATCAGACGCGTGCGGCCGAGCTTCTCGGGATTTCGCGCGATACGCTGCGGTACCGTCTTCAGAAGTTTGGACTGAAGTGA
- the phoU gene encoding phosphate transport system regulatory protein PhoU, whose product MPIHLHREIDRLKKNVLHLGAVVEENVFRAVKSIEDRDVKLAKKVLEVDAEIDKMEVEVEEDCLKILALNQPVAIDLRFLIAMLKLDNDLERIGDLAVNIAERSIYLANNPPTNVSFEYREMTRKTEAMLRKSLDALVNLNIELAREVCAADDEIDAIERKIVEQAQEAIKKYPDEADRLLHHMFVARHLERIADHATNIAEDVIYMVGGEIVRHRVVNYFQKHGRNRQ is encoded by the coding sequence ATGCCCATTCACTTGCACCGCGAAATTGATCGGCTGAAAAAGAACGTCCTTCACCTCGGCGCGGTTGTCGAGGAGAACGTGTTCCGGGCCGTGAAAAGCATAGAAGACCGGGACGTAAAGCTTGCGAAGAAAGTACTCGAGGTGGACGCCGAAATAGATAAGATGGAAGTCGAAGTCGAGGAAGACTGCCTGAAAATACTTGCGCTCAACCAACCGGTCGCAATCGACCTGCGTTTCCTGATCGCAATGCTCAAACTCGACAATGATCTCGAACGAATCGGCGATCTCGCCGTCAATATCGCCGAACGATCCATCTACCTCGCAAATAATCCGCCGACCAACGTCTCTTTTGAATACCGGGAAATGACGCGGAAAACCGAAGCTATGCTCCGCAAAAGCCTCGATGCCTTGGTAAACTTGAACATCGAGCTTGCGCGTGAAGTCTGCGCCGCCGACGACGAAATCGACGCAATTGAACGAAAAATCGTCGAGCAGGCGCAAGAAGCCATTAAAAAATATCCGGACGAGGCGGACAGGCTGTTACACCACATGTTCGTCGCCCGCCACCTGGAGAGAATCGCCGACCATGCAACTAACATAGCCGAGGATGTGATCTATATGGTCGGCGGCGAGATCGTGCGCCACCGAGTAGTGAACTACTTCCAGAAACACGGCCGGAACCGCCAATAA